A DNA window from Rhinolophus sinicus isolate RSC01 linkage group LG10, ASM3656204v1, whole genome shotgun sequence contains the following coding sequences:
- the NR1D2 gene encoding nuclear receptor subfamily 1 group D member 2 isoform X1 — translation MVAAALPVSRLLRRGALAAGSRRATAFVVRDSARSAARRLPLPLTAARSPAAGPGRSARPAHEGAPRPPLPPVRGGAALRRRRRCPLCGKRAASAPPPPEGTMEVNAGGVIAYISSSSSASSPASCHSEGSENSFQSSFSSVPSSPNSSNSDNNGNPKNGELSNIEGILKSDRVDCSMKTSKSSAPGMTKSHSGVTKFSGMVLLCKVCGDVASGFHYGVHACEGCKGFFRRSIQQNIQYKKCLKNENCSIMRMNRNRCQQCRFKKCLSVGMSRDAVRFGRIPKREKQRMLIEMQSAMKTMMNSQFSGHLQNDTLVEHHEQTALPAQEQLRPKPQLEQENIKSSSPPSSDFAKEEVIGLVTRAHKDTFMYNQEQRENSAETMQPQRERISKNMEQYNLNHDHCGSGLSSHFPCNESQQNLNGQYKGRNILHYPNGHGICIANGHCMNFSNAYTQRVCDRVSIDGFSQNENKNTYLCNNGGRMHLVCPMSKSPYVDPQKSGHEIWEEFSMSFTPAVKEVVEFAKRIPGFRDLSQHDQVNLLKAGTFEVLMVRFASLFDAKERTVTFLSGKKYSVDDLHSMGAGDLLNSMFEFSEKLNALQLSDEEMSLFTAVVLVSADRSGIENVNSVEALQETLIRALRTLTMKNHPNEASIFTKLLLKLPDLRSLNNMHSEELLAFKVHP, via the exons ATGGTCGCGGCTGCCCTCCCCGTCAGCCGCCTTCTCCGCCGCGGTGCGCTGGCTGCAGGAAGCCGCCGCGCCACCGCTTTTGTTGTCAGGGACTCCGCGAGGAGCGCCGCTCGCCGGCTGCCGCTGCCTCTTACTGCAGCCCGCTCTCCGGCCGCGGGTCCCGGGCGCTCCGCCCGCCCTGCCCATGAGGGGGCCCCGCGACCACCGCTGCCTCCAGTCCGGGGCGGCGCAGCGCTGAGGCGGAGGCGGCGCTGCCCTCTCTGCGGGAAGCGGGCGGCCTcggccccccctccccccgagGGCACCATGGAGGTGAATGCAG GAGGTGTGATTGCCTATATCAGTTCTTCCAGCTCAGCCTCGAGCCCTGCCTCTTGTCACAGTGAGGGTTCTGAGAATAGTTTCCAgtcctccttctcttctgttccatCTTCTCCAAATAGCTCTAATTCAGATAACAATGGTAATCCCAAGAATGGTGAGCTCTCCAATATTGAAGGCATCCTGAAGAGTGATCGAGTAGATTGTTCTATGAAAACAAGCAAATCCAGTGCACCTGGGATGACAAAGAGTCATAGTGGAGTGACAA AATTTAGTGGCATGGTTCTGCTGTGTAAAGTCTGTGGGGATGTGGCGTCAGGATTCCACTATGGAGTTCATGCTTGTGAAGGCTGTAAG GGTTTCTTTCGGAGAAGCATTCAGCAAAACATCCAGTACAAGAAGTGCCTGAAGAATGAAAACTGTTCTATAATGAGAATGAACAGGAACAGATGTCAGCAGTGTCGCTTCAAAAAGTGTCTGTCTGTTGGAATGTCGAGAGATG CTGTTCGGTTCGGTCGTATTCCGAAGCGTGAAAAACAGAGAATGCTAATTGAAATGCAAAGTGCGATGAAGACCATGATGAACAGCCAATTCAGTGGTCATTTGCAGAATGACACATTAGTAGAACATCATGAACAAACAGCCTTACCAGCCCAGGAACAGCTGCGACCCAAGCCCCAGCTGGAGCAAGAAAACATCAAAAgctcttctcctccctcttctgaCTTTGCAAAAGAAGAAGTGATTGGCCTGGTGACCAGAGCCCACAAGGATACCTTTATGTATAATCAAGAGCAGCGAGAAAACTCAGCAGAGACCATGCAGCCCCAGAGAGAACGGATTTCCAAGAACATGGAGCAGTATAATTTAAATCACGACCATTGTGGCAGTGGGCTTAGCAGCCATTTTCCTTGTAATGAGAGCCAGCAGAATCTCAATGGACAGTATAAAGGGAGGAACATACTGCATTACCCGAACGGGCATGGCATTTGTATTGCAAATGGACACTGTATGAACTTCTCCAATGCTTATACTCAAAGAGTATGTGATAGAGTTTCGATAGATGGATTTTCTCAGAATGAGAACAAGAATACTTACCTGTGCAACAATGGAGGGAGAATGCATCTG GTTTGTCCAATGAGTAAGTCTCCATATGTGGATCCTCAAAAATCAGGGCATGAAATCTGGGAAGAATTTTCAATGAGCTTTACCCCAGCAGTGAAAGAAGTGGTAGAATTTGCAAAGCGTATTCCTGGATTCAGAGACCTCTCTCAGCACGACCAGGTCAACCTGTTAAAAGCTGGGACTTTTGAG gtttTAATGGTACGGTTTGCGTCATTGTTTGATGCAAAGGAGCGTACGGTCACCTTTTTAAGTGGAAAGAAGTATAGTGTGGATGATTTACACTCAATGGGAGCAGGGGATCTGCTAAACTCTATGTTTGAGTTTAGTGAGAAGCTGAACGCCCTCCAACTTAGTGATGAAGAGATGAGTTTGTTTACAGCAGTTGTCCTGGTATCTGCAG
- the NR1D2 gene encoding nuclear receptor subfamily 1 group D member 2 isoform X3, translating into MVAAALPVSRLLRRGALAAGSRRATAFVVRDSARSAARRLPLPLTAARSPAAGPGRSARPAHEGAPRPPLPPVRGGAALRRRRRCPLCGKRAASAPPPPEGTMEVNAGGVIAYISSSSSASSPASCHSEGSENSFQSSFSSVPSSPNSSNSDNNGNPKNGELSNIEGILKSDRVDCSMKTSKSSAPGMTKSHSGVTKFSGMVLLCKVCGDVASGFHYGVHACEGCKGFFRRSIQQNIQYKKCLKNENCSIMRMNRNRCQQCRFKKCLSVGMSRDAVRFGRIPKREKQRMLIEMQSAMKTMMNSQFSGHLQNDTLVEHHEQTALPAQEQLRPKPQLEQENIKSSSPPSSDFAKEEVIGLVTRAHKDTFMYNQEQRENSAETMQPQRERISKNMEQYNLNHDHCGSGLSSHFPCNESQQNLNGQYKGRNILHYPNGHGICIANGHCMNFSNAYTQRVCDRVSIDGFSQNENKNTYLCNNGGRMHLVCPMSKSPYVDPQKSGHEIWEEFSMSFTPAVKEVVEFAKRIPGFRDLSQHDQVNLLKAGTFEVLMVRFASLFDAKERTVTFLSGKKYSVDDLHSMGAGDLLNSMFEFSEKLNALQLSDEEMSLFTAVVLVSAGEPWAI; encoded by the exons ATGGTCGCGGCTGCCCTCCCCGTCAGCCGCCTTCTCCGCCGCGGTGCGCTGGCTGCAGGAAGCCGCCGCGCCACCGCTTTTGTTGTCAGGGACTCCGCGAGGAGCGCCGCTCGCCGGCTGCCGCTGCCTCTTACTGCAGCCCGCTCTCCGGCCGCGGGTCCCGGGCGCTCCGCCCGCCCTGCCCATGAGGGGGCCCCGCGACCACCGCTGCCTCCAGTCCGGGGCGGCGCAGCGCTGAGGCGGAGGCGGCGCTGCCCTCTCTGCGGGAAGCGGGCGGCCTcggccccccctccccccgagGGCACCATGGAGGTGAATGCAG GAGGTGTGATTGCCTATATCAGTTCTTCCAGCTCAGCCTCGAGCCCTGCCTCTTGTCACAGTGAGGGTTCTGAGAATAGTTTCCAgtcctccttctcttctgttccatCTTCTCCAAATAGCTCTAATTCAGATAACAATGGTAATCCCAAGAATGGTGAGCTCTCCAATATTGAAGGCATCCTGAAGAGTGATCGAGTAGATTGTTCTATGAAAACAAGCAAATCCAGTGCACCTGGGATGACAAAGAGTCATAGTGGAGTGACAA AATTTAGTGGCATGGTTCTGCTGTGTAAAGTCTGTGGGGATGTGGCGTCAGGATTCCACTATGGAGTTCATGCTTGTGAAGGCTGTAAG GGTTTCTTTCGGAGAAGCATTCAGCAAAACATCCAGTACAAGAAGTGCCTGAAGAATGAAAACTGTTCTATAATGAGAATGAACAGGAACAGATGTCAGCAGTGTCGCTTCAAAAAGTGTCTGTCTGTTGGAATGTCGAGAGATG CTGTTCGGTTCGGTCGTATTCCGAAGCGTGAAAAACAGAGAATGCTAATTGAAATGCAAAGTGCGATGAAGACCATGATGAACAGCCAATTCAGTGGTCATTTGCAGAATGACACATTAGTAGAACATCATGAACAAACAGCCTTACCAGCCCAGGAACAGCTGCGACCCAAGCCCCAGCTGGAGCAAGAAAACATCAAAAgctcttctcctccctcttctgaCTTTGCAAAAGAAGAAGTGATTGGCCTGGTGACCAGAGCCCACAAGGATACCTTTATGTATAATCAAGAGCAGCGAGAAAACTCAGCAGAGACCATGCAGCCCCAGAGAGAACGGATTTCCAAGAACATGGAGCAGTATAATTTAAATCACGACCATTGTGGCAGTGGGCTTAGCAGCCATTTTCCTTGTAATGAGAGCCAGCAGAATCTCAATGGACAGTATAAAGGGAGGAACATACTGCATTACCCGAACGGGCATGGCATTTGTATTGCAAATGGACACTGTATGAACTTCTCCAATGCTTATACTCAAAGAGTATGTGATAGAGTTTCGATAGATGGATTTTCTCAGAATGAGAACAAGAATACTTACCTGTGCAACAATGGAGGGAGAATGCATCTG GTTTGTCCAATGAGTAAGTCTCCATATGTGGATCCTCAAAAATCAGGGCATGAAATCTGGGAAGAATTTTCAATGAGCTTTACCCCAGCAGTGAAAGAAGTGGTAGAATTTGCAAAGCGTATTCCTGGATTCAGAGACCTCTCTCAGCACGACCAGGTCAACCTGTTAAAAGCTGGGACTTTTGAG gtttTAATGGTACGGTTTGCGTCATTGTTTGATGCAAAGGAGCGTACGGTCACCTTTTTAAGTGGAAAGAAGTATAGTGTGGATGATTTACACTCAATGGGAGCAGGGGATCTGCTAAACTCTATGTTTGAGTTTAGTGAGAAGCTGAACGCCCTCCAACTTAGTGATGAAGAGATGAGTTTGTTTACAGCAGTTGTCCTGGTATCTGCAG
- the NR1D2 gene encoding nuclear receptor subfamily 1 group D member 2 isoform X4, with protein sequence MVAAALPVSRLLRRGALAAGSRRATAFVVRDSARSAARRLPLPLTAARSPAAGPGRSARPAHEGAPRPPLPPVRGGAALRRRRRCPLCGKRAASAPPPPEGTMEVNAGGVIAYISSSSSASSPASCHSEGSENSFQSSFSSVPSSPNSSNSDNNGNPKNGELSNIEGILKSDRVDCSMKTSKSSAPGMTKSHSGVTKFSGMVLLCKVCGDVASGFHYGVHACEGCKGFFRRSIQQNIQYKKCLKNENCSIMRMNRNRCQQCRFKKCLSVGMSRDAVRFGRIPKREKQRMLIEMQSAMKTMMNSQFSGHLQNDTLVEHHEQTALPAQEQLRPKPQLEQENIKSSSPPSSDFAKEEVIGLVTRAHKDTFMYNQEQRENSAETMQPQRERISKNMEQYNLNHDHCGSGLSSHFPCNESQQNLNGQYKGRNILHYPNGHGICIANGHCMNFSNAYTQRVCDRVSIDGFSQNENKNTYLCNNGGRMHLVCPMSKSPYVDPQKSGHEIWEEFSMSFTPAVKEVVEFAKRIPGFRDLSQHDQVNLLKAGTFEIGLE encoded by the exons ATGGTCGCGGCTGCCCTCCCCGTCAGCCGCCTTCTCCGCCGCGGTGCGCTGGCTGCAGGAAGCCGCCGCGCCACCGCTTTTGTTGTCAGGGACTCCGCGAGGAGCGCCGCTCGCCGGCTGCCGCTGCCTCTTACTGCAGCCCGCTCTCCGGCCGCGGGTCCCGGGCGCTCCGCCCGCCCTGCCCATGAGGGGGCCCCGCGACCACCGCTGCCTCCAGTCCGGGGCGGCGCAGCGCTGAGGCGGAGGCGGCGCTGCCCTCTCTGCGGGAAGCGGGCGGCCTcggccccccctccccccgagGGCACCATGGAGGTGAATGCAG GAGGTGTGATTGCCTATATCAGTTCTTCCAGCTCAGCCTCGAGCCCTGCCTCTTGTCACAGTGAGGGTTCTGAGAATAGTTTCCAgtcctccttctcttctgttccatCTTCTCCAAATAGCTCTAATTCAGATAACAATGGTAATCCCAAGAATGGTGAGCTCTCCAATATTGAAGGCATCCTGAAGAGTGATCGAGTAGATTGTTCTATGAAAACAAGCAAATCCAGTGCACCTGGGATGACAAAGAGTCATAGTGGAGTGACAA AATTTAGTGGCATGGTTCTGCTGTGTAAAGTCTGTGGGGATGTGGCGTCAGGATTCCACTATGGAGTTCATGCTTGTGAAGGCTGTAAG GGTTTCTTTCGGAGAAGCATTCAGCAAAACATCCAGTACAAGAAGTGCCTGAAGAATGAAAACTGTTCTATAATGAGAATGAACAGGAACAGATGTCAGCAGTGTCGCTTCAAAAAGTGTCTGTCTGTTGGAATGTCGAGAGATG CTGTTCGGTTCGGTCGTATTCCGAAGCGTGAAAAACAGAGAATGCTAATTGAAATGCAAAGTGCGATGAAGACCATGATGAACAGCCAATTCAGTGGTCATTTGCAGAATGACACATTAGTAGAACATCATGAACAAACAGCCTTACCAGCCCAGGAACAGCTGCGACCCAAGCCCCAGCTGGAGCAAGAAAACATCAAAAgctcttctcctccctcttctgaCTTTGCAAAAGAAGAAGTGATTGGCCTGGTGACCAGAGCCCACAAGGATACCTTTATGTATAATCAAGAGCAGCGAGAAAACTCAGCAGAGACCATGCAGCCCCAGAGAGAACGGATTTCCAAGAACATGGAGCAGTATAATTTAAATCACGACCATTGTGGCAGTGGGCTTAGCAGCCATTTTCCTTGTAATGAGAGCCAGCAGAATCTCAATGGACAGTATAAAGGGAGGAACATACTGCATTACCCGAACGGGCATGGCATTTGTATTGCAAATGGACACTGTATGAACTTCTCCAATGCTTATACTCAAAGAGTATGTGATAGAGTTTCGATAGATGGATTTTCTCAGAATGAGAACAAGAATACTTACCTGTGCAACAATGGAGGGAGAATGCATCTG GTTTGTCCAATGAGTAAGTCTCCATATGTGGATCCTCAAAAATCAGGGCATGAAATCTGGGAAGAATTTTCAATGAGCTTTACCCCAGCAGTGAAAGAAGTGGTAGAATTTGCAAAGCGTATTCCTGGATTCAGAGACCTCTCTCAGCACGACCAGGTCAACCTGTTAAAAGCTGGGACTTTTGAG
- the NR1D2 gene encoding nuclear receptor subfamily 1 group D member 2 isoform X2, giving the protein MVAAALPVSRLLRRGALAAGSRRATAFVVRDSARSAARRLPLPLTAARSPAAGPGRSARPAHEGAPRPPLPPVRGGAALRRRRRCPLCGKRAASAPPPPEGTMEVNAGGVIAYISSSSSASSPASCHSEGSENSFQSSFSSVPSSPNSSNSDNNGNPKNGELSNIEGILKSDRVDCSMKTSKSSAPGMTKSHSGVTKFSGMVLLCKVCGDVASGFHYGVHACEGCKGFFRRSIQQNIQYKKCLKNENCSIMRMNRNRCQQCRFKKCLSVGMSRDAVRFGRIPKREKQRMLIEMQSAMKTMMNSQFSGHLQNDTLVEHHEQTALPAQEQLRPKPQLEQENIKSSSPPSSDFAKEEVIGLVTRAHKDTFMYNQEQRENSAETMQPQRERISKNMEQYNLNHDHCGSGLSSHFPCNESQQNLNGQYKGRNILHYPNGHGICIANGHCMNFSNAYTQRVCDRVSIDGFSQNENKNTYLCNNGGRMHLVCPMSKSPYVDPQKSGHEIWEEFSMSFTPAVKEVVEFAKRIPGFRDLSQHDQVNLLKAGTFEVLMVRFASLFDAKERTVTFLSGKKYSVDDLHSMGAGDLLNSMFEFSEKLNALQLSDEEMSLFTAVVLVSADYSSENYISHHLPF; this is encoded by the exons ATGGTCGCGGCTGCCCTCCCCGTCAGCCGCCTTCTCCGCCGCGGTGCGCTGGCTGCAGGAAGCCGCCGCGCCACCGCTTTTGTTGTCAGGGACTCCGCGAGGAGCGCCGCTCGCCGGCTGCCGCTGCCTCTTACTGCAGCCCGCTCTCCGGCCGCGGGTCCCGGGCGCTCCGCCCGCCCTGCCCATGAGGGGGCCCCGCGACCACCGCTGCCTCCAGTCCGGGGCGGCGCAGCGCTGAGGCGGAGGCGGCGCTGCCCTCTCTGCGGGAAGCGGGCGGCCTcggccccccctccccccgagGGCACCATGGAGGTGAATGCAG GAGGTGTGATTGCCTATATCAGTTCTTCCAGCTCAGCCTCGAGCCCTGCCTCTTGTCACAGTGAGGGTTCTGAGAATAGTTTCCAgtcctccttctcttctgttccatCTTCTCCAAATAGCTCTAATTCAGATAACAATGGTAATCCCAAGAATGGTGAGCTCTCCAATATTGAAGGCATCCTGAAGAGTGATCGAGTAGATTGTTCTATGAAAACAAGCAAATCCAGTGCACCTGGGATGACAAAGAGTCATAGTGGAGTGACAA AATTTAGTGGCATGGTTCTGCTGTGTAAAGTCTGTGGGGATGTGGCGTCAGGATTCCACTATGGAGTTCATGCTTGTGAAGGCTGTAAG GGTTTCTTTCGGAGAAGCATTCAGCAAAACATCCAGTACAAGAAGTGCCTGAAGAATGAAAACTGTTCTATAATGAGAATGAACAGGAACAGATGTCAGCAGTGTCGCTTCAAAAAGTGTCTGTCTGTTGGAATGTCGAGAGATG CTGTTCGGTTCGGTCGTATTCCGAAGCGTGAAAAACAGAGAATGCTAATTGAAATGCAAAGTGCGATGAAGACCATGATGAACAGCCAATTCAGTGGTCATTTGCAGAATGACACATTAGTAGAACATCATGAACAAACAGCCTTACCAGCCCAGGAACAGCTGCGACCCAAGCCCCAGCTGGAGCAAGAAAACATCAAAAgctcttctcctccctcttctgaCTTTGCAAAAGAAGAAGTGATTGGCCTGGTGACCAGAGCCCACAAGGATACCTTTATGTATAATCAAGAGCAGCGAGAAAACTCAGCAGAGACCATGCAGCCCCAGAGAGAACGGATTTCCAAGAACATGGAGCAGTATAATTTAAATCACGACCATTGTGGCAGTGGGCTTAGCAGCCATTTTCCTTGTAATGAGAGCCAGCAGAATCTCAATGGACAGTATAAAGGGAGGAACATACTGCATTACCCGAACGGGCATGGCATTTGTATTGCAAATGGACACTGTATGAACTTCTCCAATGCTTATACTCAAAGAGTATGTGATAGAGTTTCGATAGATGGATTTTCTCAGAATGAGAACAAGAATACTTACCTGTGCAACAATGGAGGGAGAATGCATCTG GTTTGTCCAATGAGTAAGTCTCCATATGTGGATCCTCAAAAATCAGGGCATGAAATCTGGGAAGAATTTTCAATGAGCTTTACCCCAGCAGTGAAAGAAGTGGTAGAATTTGCAAAGCGTATTCCTGGATTCAGAGACCTCTCTCAGCACGACCAGGTCAACCTGTTAAAAGCTGGGACTTTTGAG gtttTAATGGTACGGTTTGCGTCATTGTTTGATGCAAAGGAGCGTACGGTCACCTTTTTAAGTGGAAAGAAGTATAGTGTGGATGATTTACACTCAATGGGAGCAGGGGATCTGCTAAACTCTATGTTTGAGTTTAGTGAGAAGCTGAACGCCCTCCAACTTAGTGATGAAGAGATGAGTTTGTTTACAGCAGTTGTCCTGGTATCTGCAG
- the RPL15 gene encoding large ribosomal subunit protein eL15: MGAYKYIQELWRKKQSDVMRFLLRVRCWQYRQLSALHRAPRPTRPDKARRLGYKAKQGYVIYRIRVRRGGRKRPVPKGATYGKPVHHGVNQLKFARSLQSVAEERAGRHCGALRVLNSYWVGEDSTYKFFEVILIDPFHKAIRRNPDTQWITKPVHKHREMRGLTSAGRKSRGLGKGHKFHHTIGGSRRAAWRRRNTLQLHRYR; this comes from the exons ATGGGCGCTTACAAGTACATCCAGGAGCTATGGAGGAAGAAGCAGTCCGACGTCATGCGGTTCCTTCTCCGGGTGCGCTGCTGGCAGTACCGCCAGCTCTCGGCGCTCCACCGGGCCCCCCGCCCCACCCGGCCGGATAAAGCGCGCAGGCTGGGGTACAAAGCTAAGCAAG GATATGTCATATATCGGATTCGTGTGCGTCGTGGTGGCCGCAAACGCCCAGTTCCTAAGGGTGCCACCTATGGCAAGCCTGTCCATCACGGTGTTAACCAGCTGAAGTTTGCTCGAAGCCTTCAGTCTGTTGCCGAG gaGCGAGCTGGACGCCACTGTGGGGCTCTGAGAGTCCTGAATTCTTACTGGGTTGGTGaagattccacatacaaattCTTTGAGGTTATCCTCATTGATCCATTCCATAAGGCTATCAGACGGAATCCTGACACCCAATGGATCACCAAACCAGTCCACAAGCACAGGGAGATGCGCGGGCTGACATCTGCAGGCCGCAAGAGCCGTGGCCTTGGAAAGGGCCACAAGTTCCACCATACTATTGGTGGTTCTCGCCGTGCAGCTTGGAGAAGGCGCAATACTCTCCAGCTCCACCGTTACCGCTAA